The genomic region ttCGTGTTTGTTTTCTATATTTGCAATTCAATATTTTCTACCTTGGAAGACAGTGAATACCTGGAGATCTACTATTAATATAACAGCACAATATAACAGGACAAGAAACTCATTCATTTAAAGTGGGGGCATATGATTTTTATTCAGACTATTTAAAATActgctttttgtttttcctctgtctTGTTTTTAAAGATTCAGCACTTCTCTCCTTCAGTTAATGGAAGAGAAATCTTCTAGTACCCATCTGATACTCCTTCCCCTCACCAAATCCACAGAGCAGccaaggggggaaatggggggaaaaaaaaatcaaactaataGTTTCACTGCTGATCGTTTTAGCAGAAACGCTGAGCTAATGTGCTTAATAATCATAGCTGGATGTAGGGGTAGATATGCTACAGTGAAGTGAGGGAGACAACCTCTTTCCCTCCAAAGTTTATACAGTGTAACCTCTATTCCTGGCCAAGAGGGAGACAAGAGATACAGCCCCCCTTCTCTCTAGTACCAAAAGCTTCAACCGCcacctggattaaaaaaaaaaaaaaatccaagacgCACAATCACCTCTCTACCTTCCTGGATTTCAAAAACCCATCTCTTAAAATCTACAGCCTCTCCTGGAATAACTCCTGTAACAAACATGGTCAATACGAAATCTGCAACATACGGAACACGAAGTTTGGGGGCAGTGTAAAGTGAAATTTAATCAAAAAGGGAATAATATTAAGACATGGCTAATTTTTAATGAACTAACATTCAAGTCTTTAAATATCTCTAAAAGAATTCTATTCTATTCTTTTTATCATACCAACTTGCAAACAAACTGGTTATTCCTATCTACAGTTACAGGGCTGAAAATTAAATTTAGGGAAAAACCTTCACTATGTGTATATGTTAATTTCATCGTGTATCATAATGTTTGAAtggcacatgtgcacacacatcaGTTTCCCTTACCATCTTTGCTATAGCTCGACTGACTCAGAAACACACATACCAAAAGTCTTTAAGAGTTATCACCCAAAATTCCCACGTCCTGATGTGATCATTTAAGAAAACAGTGTTTAATTTGATGACAATGATTCTAATTTGTGCAAAATACTTTGAAAGAAATTCCAGATTCCTTTGTTACACTTGCTGTATGTCTGGTTTAGAAACACAGACTGTCAAGGACTACAAGTGTTTTCCTACATgcattgtttcattttaaaatgaacacttatttccaaccctccccccccaaacacacacaacattTATTTAGTGTACATGAATTCATCTAGTTTCACTTTAGCCCTTGTGATCTGTTATATTTAGTTAAAAGGTAACACAAAGGAACAAAAAAAGCCTAACTTTGCTTTCCCATCAAAATAGTGCTATGATTAAAGCAATATTTTTGAGGGAGAATACCTAAAGACATGGAAAAAGTGGATGGTGGTAGGATAAGCTAATAAAATTACCATTTTATCCTGGTTTCAAATGACCACCATTTAAGAGTCATCCCTAATATTAAGATCATATGAATCTTCTGCAGTTCTTGCAGTTCGTCAGCTCTTTCATTTcagtaaacaaacaaacccaatgtttatGGAAAGTGAGCTGTCATTTtggtttagaagaaaaaaaacgtACTGGCGTACTTACTGGAATCAGGCATAATGCGGAGGTCACCTTCTTTATAGTCATCTAAGAGCTGATACATGTACAAGACAGGATCCTTCTCATAAGTAATATAAAACCACGTGTTCATTATAGGAGCTCGAGCCAAGACCATCCCCCTCCACTCATCTTTTGAGCCATCTTCTGTTTCAAACATATGTTCCACAGCTTTGCCAATCATTGTGTCTGCCAAGTGGGCATCACTGATTCGAGATGAAGCTGAAATACGTACACAATATTGCATAAAATTCAGAACCACTCGGAAGCCTGCATACTACATCTTCAATAGAAATCATAAAAAGGGCTTCATTCAAATTGTTTTCTTTACAAAATAGACAAAATAATTATATGAATTAACTGGTGGATATTTTTATTCTCTGGGTATATCCAGATTACAAAGATGTGGAATTCTAGCTATGGTTAttaaataagggcttgtctacattgtcAGTTATTctagaatagctattcctgattaaattccatgtgtggacacacttacTCTGGAacaagagcatccacacatggagCTAATCAGGAAATTAATCCACTTTAAACTCACACCCCTACTGTAGTCCAGATTAAtttttatgtgtagacaagccctaatttaCACTACAAAAAAGTACAATTAGAAACACTAAGGAAAACCGATTGTGGGTTACAGAGCAGATACCACaacatttttgtttctattaaaaaaaaaattttagcaAAAGGGGTGAGGGCTGATCATAAAATAGCCTCTAAAGTTTTCTACTGtcactgaatttttttcttcttgaaaCACTGCTAACTCCTTGCAGCCAATAAAAAAAGATGATCTAGTTTGAGAGTCAGTGACACTTGGCGTGAATTCTGAACTTTAATAAGTGTTTCAGACATCCTACAGGTTTTAAAAATTTCAGACTGAGCTATTGAAAACAAACACATTAAttcaattatttcatttttaaagaaatttcactttatttttattacttctCAGGAAAGGCATATGAGAAACACTTCATACAGGACCACAGAATATGTAGTACAGCaaagaaaattttcatgaaattgAACTGTAAAATGTGAACTCTCACTCAGCATCAACAATTTAACATGTAACAGAAATATTAGTCTAAGCATTACATAAGCTTTTTAGAGCGAAATCTTGGCTGTGAATAAGGTTGATCAATATTATATCATATATAAGTGTGCCAATTAGATGACAATTTACAGTACTGAACTTCTATAGCACTCAATGTAATataaaaataagttatttaatTTGAGAGAGTAAAATTCCCTCCTCACTCCAAAATAAGGAGAACATTTACTAATGAAAGTCCACAGACTTGACAAAATGCAATCCAGCAGCTCCATCCAGCATCCTGTCAAGAGCATGCAATATATATGTATGTGCATCAAAAAGCACTTACCAACTCTGTCTGGAAGGACTTCAAGCGCTGACACTCTTTCATCTTTGTGCAGTTCTAGTCCATAGACGCAATCAAATCCATCATACTTAATAAGGTAGAGAGAAGGATTTACAGGAACCTGATCAAGAACTGTCCCCTTCCATTGTGTTACAGGTCCACTCCCTTCTTTCCATCCATGCTGTATTCTGCACCCTACAATATTTCTTCGGGGCTGAGAAATGGGTTTGCTAGGTCCTACGTTGTTTCGATGCTTTCTGTATATAGATACAAACAGGATTAAGCTAGTGTGcagaaaaatgtttattattttatttataatccAATGTAgttcaatgttttattttaatatacaagtattccttatttttttatttaatgtcGGACAAATTCTAATGCAGCTTGTATTATAGTGCACTTCTTTTTGAATAGGCCAAATTACTGTACTAATTGCCTTAAATTATTTAGGAAACACATTACTACAATGCTGAAAAGAAAAACTACGGTCCTGTGATCAGTTGCTATGCTGCCAAATAATTTGAAACTAACCGAGCTGGTCAAATTTTTGCCCTAACAGATTTTCAGCAAAAATGCAGTTTTATCAAAAAAGTGTTTTGTAGGAACTTATcaattttaacaaaaattgaCAGAAAAAGATCCGAAAGCTGCATTTCAATAGTGTTGGCTGAAATCTTTTAGTGTCtactttaatattaaaatattatattctACATTACACATCTGGGATGGTTTAGGTATACTTGatctgcctcagcatggggagcAGATTTGGGTGACCtttcgaggtctcttccagccctacatttccatgatcctacatataaaatataatataaaaaagtTTAAACATTTCCTGAAGCAAAACTGTGctgaactgaaatttttcagaactttcaatttgtgggaaattttgaacTTTCAAGATTTTTGCTCGGATTTGGAATGAAATTTTTTGAAACGTCAGAATTCCTTGCCAATTGAACCTCCTGAAAGCACAACTCACCTGTTTTAAAAGCTCAATTCAGACATCAAAAGGAAAGTTTAATTAGAGCCATGCCTATATCTCCTATTAACAAGGCATCAATATTTGTCAGATGCTTAACTAATCTGAGGCCAATATGAAGGATGCCTCTCACACCCACAAGCAGGATAAACAGTAGCCATTAGCATTTGTTGGTCAACAATTTGTAGTAGTGTTTATGTATTTTCTCTGTTCTCCATGCTTATGCTGGAGTTCAAGTAACTTTTCAAACTATCAGTAAGTGCAGCATCGCCTGAGAAGTGCTCATCAAACATAGGCATAGCATGCCAACAAGAAAAGTACTCTTTTGATGGTCCTTTTCAGTACAACGCCACTAGGGTCAGATGCAAGGAAGGAGCAGGAtggaagattctccttagagtgAGCAGTGAGGACTAGCAATCCActtctgctcctctctctcttcaGTGGTTTATTCTTTCTTTATGGAACCGGCCACCAAAAACAAATAATTGCCAGCACAAACCACTTGCCAATGGTTAATAATGCCAAGTCTTCATCAGTTATGGTTGTGAGAGATCTTACTTTTGCTATCTGACAAAGTAGCAAACTGTAACTAGCAGTATTTAACATTCAAAAGTCTTATCTTTGTAATTCATTAAAACAAGTGACAATTTATAGCATCTATGTAGGAACTATATGGTTACCAGTATATTGTAGCCATTTTCAAGAGATAGAAATATATGTATTAAATTATTTCATATATTATTTTAGCTTGCAATAATCTGCACCATTAATACACTATTCACATGGCTATCAGATTAAGATAAATCATTGTTTTTTCTTATGATAAACTTTAGataattttaatacagttttacAATAAATACTGTTTGCTGCAACCTTGTCAACTTCATTTAACCTGGTACAAATATTTACACAGCATTAATTACTTTAATTATTAGAAACTGAATGTAACAAAAAGCAACCTATACCATTCTCCGAAAAAAGTTGGCAACAGTGTAAAGCATTCTCAGCAGTAGCGAGCAGCCTCTCAGATCAGTTACTTACCTTACTTACGTAACTGAAGCTCAAGCTGCATAGTTTCCTAAGGGTATTCTTGCCCCAGGCACCTGAGACTGGAAGATTTTTCAGTTGCAAGGTCCATTGATCTGTGCCTGCATCCTACACCACCTTGTGCTCTGAATCAAGGACATTAAGGGGTGGCACAGTCTgaccacctctccagttcctaaCTCTACCCTGAATCAAGAGAGGATGTGaaaagagaggaaggagggtgggttgtgCAATACccatagggaccacacatctcagaGAAGTCCAGTTACTGCAAGATAAGTAACCTtactttcttcttcgagtgctgttcCCTATGGGTATTCACTGTAGTTGACTCCCACGCAGCACTCATTGGAGGAGGAGGGTGCAAGCAAAAATGCTGTGCCATAGATCGCAGGACAAAAGTAGGCATTTGATGGTGAAGCTTGAGCAAGGGCTTGATGTCCAATAAAAATGTGACTCGAGCCCCAAGGTGCCAGTCTAAAGATTTTTGAGGTGAATTCTTTGCAGGGAAGGCACTGAGGTAGCTTGTGCTCCAGTTGGGTGAGCCCTGACACTCTGTAGCAAAGGGTCATTCATAATCACGTAGCCAAGGAGGATGCAGTACAAAGTCCATTTACAGAGTCTTTGCAAAGGGACTGCTTCTCCTTTAATTCTCTCAGTGATGGAAACCCATAGTCTCAGCAACTTCCTAAAGGACTTTGTCCTTTACAAGTAGATGAGAACTCTGCAGACATACCTGTTACTGTGGGGTTTGGAGAAGAAAATAGGCAATTTTGATTCAAGTGAAATTCAGAGGGAACCTTTGGATGAACCTGAGATGGAATCTCAAGGGGACTCTCTCTGTGAAACAGTATAGGGAAGGGTCTGTTCGAATGGTGGGCTGAGAGAATCAGGTTCAGGTTCTAGAGAGATGTAGGTTTtcataatttgggggggggggaggggaagagagattcTGATAATACCCTTTAAGAATCTCACACCTGTAGGATGGGTGAAAACCGAGCAGCTCACCATCAGAGGATTGAAGAAGTTAATAGCTGATAAATATACTCACAAGGAATGAATAGATAGACCAGATGTCTTTAAGGACatatcttctccagactaaacaaacccaatttttttttaaatcttccctcagaggtcatgttttctagacctttaataatttttgttgctcttctctggactttctccgatttgtccacatcttttctgcaatgtggcacccagaactggacacaacactccagttgaggcctgatcAGCATGgtgtagagcggaagaattacttctcttgtcttgcttataacactcctgctaatacaccccagaatgatgttttctttttttttttgcaacgaTGTTACATTGCTAGcatatatttagcttgtgatccactatgacccccaaatctctttctgcagtactccttcctaggcagtcatttcccattttgtatgtgtgcaactgattgttccttcctaagcggagtacttagcatttgtccttattgaatttcatcctatttacttcagaccatttgtccagaacattttaaatttttaatcctatcctccaaagtagcTGCAAGATaacagcttggtattgtccataaactttgtaagtgtactctctatgccattgtcTAATCACTGATGATTGTAGAGTGTTTCGTGCTGTTAAGGATGGTTTGGACCTCTTCCCACACGATCTCTCTAATCTCTTTGTCTATCCAAAAACCATACTGCCAGATGGAGGGACCCTGCCTTGCAATGGTTGTTCTGGTCTCTGTTCTGAGGCCGTAGGTTCGGGAACGGTTGTAAGCATATGCATGGGTAAGAGGTGCAGGGGGTCAGTCCGACATTTCAGCATGCTCTTTGCTTTTGGTATGGTCAGTGCAGATACATGCTCCCATGAGCTCTAGACACACCCCTACCTGGGTGTGGAGTCTGACTAGATGGGAGAGTAGGGGAGAAGCAGTCGTTTTCTTCAAGAACTTACGAGGCTATTTATCCTGCTTCTTATGGGGACATTTACCCATACCCTCCTCATGTCTCTGTTTAGAGAAGTCCTCAAATTTGATCAAGGATCCTGAGATAGGGAGTGCCAGTGCTGGAGGGGCACTACTTGGTAGCTCCAGTCGATGTGCTGGGAAGCTCAACATCCAGGATCAGATTGGGGCCCCATGGAGAGCTCAGTTAAATATCTGGAAAGCTAGAACTCACAAAACTGTCTAGTTCATGGGGGAAAGAATGGCAGTTCTCACACTTAGAAGGAATGTGTAATTCCTTGAGATAGTACAGGCAGCTCTTGTGAGGATCACTAACGAGGAAGACCCGGAAGGCAGGCAATTCATACCACCCCTTACACACTTGGTTTAGAGCATGAGGTGGTGTAGAGCGCAGGCATGGACTGCTACTGAAAAATCTTCCTGTCTGAGGTGAGTGGAGCACATGCTCACCCAAAGTGAGTATCAACAGGGACCTGCACTCAGAACAAAGAGTGCTTGGCAGAGATCCAAGACATGACGGATAGTAGTGAGATCTGGAAAAACTGTTCACAGAATGCTTCCATCATTCTATAAGGTTGCTGAAGTACAAAATGTACTATTCCATCAGATATAATTAGAACTATACATTCACTGGGACCTGCAATTCCTCTAAATTTCTCTCAACTCCAGCCTTGCATTCTCCATGAAGAAATTCTTGGTGGGCAATTCAACAGTATTTTCTTTATGTTCAGATTTCATTTCTGTCACAATTATATGCAGTCTTTAGCAGTATTTTCTAGAAAGGCTTTGAGTGGCCACCCTGGCATCACAGGTTACTATAACACATACATTACTGAAACCTTTTCCCAATTAAATACAGCAGAAACATGAagttcagtattttgtttttataagcAACTTTTGTTaagtacattttcaaaacatgtgTGTTTAAGAGATATAACAGGTCTCTGCTAATTTCTCTTGTTAACTTTTCttactaaatacac from Chrysemys picta bellii isolate R12L10 chromosome 6, ASM1138683v2, whole genome shotgun sequence harbors:
- the SPIN1 gene encoding spindlin-1 isoform X1; its protein translation is MKTPFGKTPGQRSRADAGHAGVSASMMKKRTSHKKHRNNVGPSKPISQPRRNIVGCRIQHGWKEGSGPVTQWKGTVLDQVPVNPSLYLIKYDGFDCVYGLELHKDERVSALEVLPDRVASSRISDAHLADTMIGKAVEHMFETEDGSKDEWRGMVLARAPIMNTWFYITYEKDPVLYMYQLLDDYKEGDLRIMPDSNDSPPAEREPGEVVDSLVGKQVEYAKEDGSKRTGMVIHQVEAKPSVYFIKFDDDFHIYVYDLVKTS
- the SPIN1 gene encoding spindlin-1 isoform X3 — its product is MMKKRTSHKKHRNNVGPSKPISQPRRNIVGCRIQHGWKEGSGPVTQWKGTVLDQVPVNPSLYLIKYDGFDCVYGLELHKDERVSALEVLPDRVASSRISDAHLADTMIGKAVEHMFETEDGSKDEWRGMVLARAPIMNTWFYITYEKDPVLYMYQLLDDYKEGDLRIMPDSNDSPPAEREPGEVVDSLVGKQVEYAKEDGSKRTGMVIHQVEAKPSVYFIKFDDDFHIYVYDLVKTS
- the SPIN1 gene encoding spindlin-1 isoform X2, with the protein product MTRTSCGIQGHAGVSASMMKKRTSHKKHRNNVGPSKPISQPRRNIVGCRIQHGWKEGSGPVTQWKGTVLDQVPVNPSLYLIKYDGFDCVYGLELHKDERVSALEVLPDRVASSRISDAHLADTMIGKAVEHMFETEDGSKDEWRGMVLARAPIMNTWFYITYEKDPVLYMYQLLDDYKEGDLRIMPDSNDSPPAEREPGEVVDSLVGKQVEYAKEDGSKRTGMVIHQVEAKPSVYFIKFDDDFHIYVYDLVKTS